One Streptomyces sp. V4I8 genomic window carries:
- a CDS encoding ATP-binding cassette domain-containing protein → MSEPTALVALRGASYAYEDGPVVLSGLDFDVSEKRALALLGRNGSGKTTLMRLLSGGLRPHDGRLTVAGTPVTYDRKGLTRLRTTVQLVVQDPDDQLFAASVAQDVSFGPLNLGLPDPEVRTRVDEALTALDITALADRPTHLLSYGQRKRTAIAGAVAMRPRVLILDEPTAGLDPDGQERLLATLDGLRASGTTVVMATHDVDLALRWADDAALLTPSGVRTGPAPTMLARTDLLQQAGLRLPWGVAAAQLLRSHGLLTDSGHGPRTAEDLVALVSAPAEG, encoded by the coding sequence ATGAGCGAGCCCACCGCCCTGGTCGCCCTGCGGGGCGCGTCCTACGCCTACGAGGACGGCCCCGTCGTGCTCAGCGGCCTCGACTTCGATGTGAGCGAGAAGCGCGCGCTGGCGCTGCTCGGCCGCAACGGCAGTGGGAAGACGACGCTGATGCGGCTGCTCAGCGGTGGACTGCGCCCGCACGACGGCCGGTTGACGGTGGCGGGTACGCCGGTCACGTACGACCGCAAGGGGCTGACCCGGCTGCGGACGACCGTGCAGCTGGTGGTGCAGGACCCCGACGACCAGCTCTTCGCCGCGTCCGTCGCCCAGGACGTCTCCTTCGGCCCGCTGAACCTGGGCCTGCCCGACCCCGAGGTGCGCACGCGGGTCGACGAGGCGCTCACCGCCCTGGACATCACCGCGCTGGCCGACCGGCCCACGCATCTGCTGTCGTACGGGCAGCGCAAGCGCACCGCGATCGCCGGCGCGGTCGCGATGCGGCCCCGCGTGCTGATCCTGGACGAACCGACCGCCGGACTCGACCCCGACGGCCAGGAGCGCCTTCTCGCCACCCTCGACGGCCTGCGCGCGAGCGGCACCACGGTGGTGATGGCCACCCACGACGTCGACCTGGCCCTGCGCTGGGCCGACGACGCGGCCCTCCTCACCCCGTCCGGCGTCCGCACCGGACCGGCACCCACGATGCTGGCCCGCACGGATCTCCTCCAGCAGGCGGGACTGCGGCTGCCGTGGGGAGTCGCCGCCGCCCAACTCCTGCGATCGCACGGCCTGCTGACCGACTCGGGGCACGGCCCGCGCACCGCCGAGGACCTGGTCGCGCTCGTATCGGCACCCGCCGAGGGTTGA
- the cbiQ gene encoding cobalt ECF transporter T component CbiQ, giving the protein MLPIDAAAHSSRWRHRHPVDKAVLGLGLTVLAISLPPWPGAALVLVTALAVLLGPAGVPARRLWRAYRVPLGFCVTGAVTLLVQVGGPEGFVSLADEGPLRAGELLLRTSAASLGVLLFAFTTPMSDLLPRLVKAGVPAPVVDVALVTYRMSFLLLDSMRRIREAQAARLGHTGRAAEWRSLAGLGATAFVRAFDRATRLQAGLAGRGYDGTLRVLVPEARVSVRFTAASCALLATLAALTLVLEKALP; this is encoded by the coding sequence GCGGCGGCGCACAGCAGTCGCTGGCGCCACCGTCATCCCGTGGACAAGGCCGTGCTCGGGCTCGGCCTCACCGTGCTCGCGATCTCGCTGCCGCCCTGGCCGGGTGCGGCACTCGTCCTGGTCACCGCCCTCGCCGTGCTGCTGGGTCCGGCGGGCGTGCCCGCGCGGCGGCTGTGGCGCGCCTACCGGGTGCCGCTCGGCTTCTGTGTGACCGGCGCGGTCACGCTGCTGGTCCAGGTCGGCGGGCCGGAGGGCTTCGTGTCCCTGGCCGACGAGGGCCCGCTGCGCGCCGGGGAGCTGCTGCTGCGCACCTCGGCCGCCTCCCTGGGCGTGCTGCTGTTCGCCTTCACCACCCCGATGTCCGATCTCCTGCCCCGCCTGGTGAAGGCCGGCGTGCCCGCGCCCGTCGTCGACGTCGCCCTGGTGACGTACCGGATGAGCTTCCTGCTCCTGGACTCCATGCGCCGCATCCGGGAGGCCCAGGCCGCCCGGCTCGGGCACACCGGCCGGGCCGCGGAGTGGCGGTCCCTGGCCGGGCTCGGCGCCACCGCGTTCGTGCGGGCCTTCGACCGGGCCACCCGGCTCCAGGCCGGGCTCGCCGGACGCGGCTACGACGGCACGCTGCGCGTCCTGGTGCCCGAGGCCCGGGTCTCCGTCCGCTTCACGGCCGCGAGTTGCGCACTCCTCGCGACGCTGGCCGCCCTCACCCTCGTACTGGAAAAGGCCCTGCCATGA